DNA from Metabacillus flavus:
ACACGAGTGCTTCGCCGATTTGCTCGAGTGCAGACTGCAGCTGTATACTTCTTTGCTTTAATTTAGCGCTGTCTTTAATTTCGAAGCGTTCCGAATCCAATACCTTTATAGAGGAATCCTCAAGCAAGCTGAAGAATTCATCATTAATCATGAGGGCTTCTTCCACAAGGTTCGCAAATTCTTCTCTGATTTCATTTTGCAGGAGTCGTTCAAGGCTTGCCTCAAGCGTACTTTTTCTTACCCTGTATGTCAGAGCTTTTTGCGCTGCAAACTCCAGCAGATGACCTTCATCGAATACGACACTGCTGTGCTCAGGAAGAAACGGCAAATGCCCTTCCCGTTTTCTGGATTCAGCCGTCCACACATGTTCCATATAAAAATCATGGGAGCAGATAATCAAATCTGCTGCTTTCCGGTAATGGTCCCTTGAAAGCGTCAGACCACAGCGCTGGCGCAGCTCGCAAGTCTGGCAGTCCTGGAAGGGATCCCAGGAAATACGTTTCCATTCATCATCCGACACACCCGGATACTGCTTCCGGTCGCCGTATGGAGTATAACGCTGCAAACCGCTTGGCTGATGGACAAAGTCCGGCAATTCTTCGTGTATTTGATCGAATTTCTCGTTATCTTCTCTTTTTACCGTGTCTTCCAGTTTTTTCGCGCACAAATATTGATCCTGCGATTTGCTTAATCTGGCGTCTACAGTCAAATCCAAATGCTTGGCGATCTTGCGGATGTCGCCTTCTTCTTTAACAAGCTGCTCGATCAGCGTTTCATCTGCACAAGCAATGACGGCAGGCTTGCCGGTATATCTTGCATAAGCAATCGTGAATAGCAGGTAGACTAATGTTTTCCCTGTTCCGACGCCCGCTTCGGCAAAAATCGTCTTCTTTTCTTTGAACGCTCTTTCCAGCTGAAAGGCCATGAAGATCTGTTCGTCCCGTAAATCGAAGCCCTTTTCTGGCAATATGTCATAAAAAACGTCACCTATCCAATTGGATAATCCTTCATAGAACGTTTCATCTTTAGATATAGGAAATGGCAATCGAGCAGTTGTCATGTATATACACCGTTCCTCTTTGTGAATTCAGAATTCTAATTTTACCATGCAGCTTCTTTCCCTGCAACTGATATGTATGTTAAAAAGAGGAACCTTCAGTCCGGTTCCTCTTGGGTGTGGATGATTTTGTCAAGATGCCAGACTCAATACTTATCATACAGAGTGTGTATGATTAGTTTCCTCTCCAGGGACGAAGCGTGGGAGATCGCGTGAAGCAAATCTTCCCTTGCCGTTCCGATGGATTGGACTCCTGCACTGTCTGCTGCCTGGTCTGATAGGGATTCAAACGAACGATTCAGCGCATTTGTGATCCGCTGAAATTCTTCATTGCCCAGCATAAACGGCCCCACTCCTTTTTACACAGATACTGCCAGTTTATGCCGGGTACAGGTGCTTTATACATTTCTTGGCGGTTTCGGCCCCCAAAATTGATAATAATCTGTTCGAAGAAAGCCATTGAAAAGCTTGCGTTTTTTCGTTGCCTTTTTCCCGTAAAATTTTTCAAAATCAGGATTGGAAGTAAGCATATAAACAGACCAGGTGTCTATTCCGTTAAAAGCCTGCCCCATCTGCCTGTACATACTCTCTACTTCCTTTTTATCCCCTAAGCGCTCACCATAAGGGGGATTTCCGACAACCACTCCATATTCCAGTGGTGAGGTAAAATCCCTTACCTGCATCTGCTTGAACTGGATTAAATCTGCCAGACCGGCTTCTTCTGCATTTTCCTTGGCGATTTCTATCATCCTGTGGTCAATATCACTGCCCATTATTTCAAGCTTCTGATCATAATTGGCAAGATCTTCAGCTTCCATTCTGGCATCATTCCATACTTTTTTTCCGATCCAGTCCCACTGCTCAGAGGCGAACTCGCGATTGAAGCCAGGTGCGATATTTTGACCGATCAGTGCCGCTTCCATCGGGATCGTTCCGGATCCGCAGAATGGATCCGCAAACGGTTTATCCGGGTTCCAATTCGTAAGCATCACTAGAGCTGCTGCCAGTGTTTCTTTTAACGGTGCCTCCCCTTGTCCGATCCGGAATCCTCTTTTATGAAGACCTGTCCCGGATGTATCAAGTGTGAGTGTACAGATATCTTTATGCAGTGCAACTTCTATCCGATATAGAGGACCGTTTTCGTCAAACCAGCCGGATTGGTTTTTATAATGCTTCTTTAGCTTTTCAACAACCGCTTTCTTAACGATGCTCTGGCAATCAGGTACAGAAAAAAGTTTAGACTTGACCGATTTCCCAATCACCGGAAATTCGGCGTTCTCCGGTATGTAATCGCCCCAGTTTAAGGCTTTCGTTTGTTCAAAAAGATCGTCAAACGTCTCAGCTTTAAATTCTCCAACCTTTATCTTGATCCGGTCCGCTGTGCGAAGCCAAAGATTGGAACGCGCGATGGCCTTGGCGTCTCCTTTAAAAATAACTTTACCGTTTTCCGTTTCATGTTCATATCCAAGATCTCCAACCTCTTTCGCTACAAGCGATTCCAGTCCCATAGCGGAGGTCGCGATCAATGTAACATCCTTCATTATTGCAGCTCCCCATTCCTTTGAAATGGCGGCGCCGATCAGACGTGCGCCCGTTCATATTTTAACGAAAAAGCTCTCCTGTCACAAGGAGAGCCATGCATTCATCATATAGTGGGTAACTTTTACCTAATAACGTTCGATAAGCCATGTTTTGTTCCTTCGTACTGCAAACGGCTGTCGCCTCGTACTCAGGCGGCAATCATCTATCTACAGAGACAAAATGCTCTGTCTTTCCCTTTGTTCAATTTCTCCGGGAAAATGCCCCTACCATTATTTGGGTTTCTCGCTCGAGGGGTTTACCGCGTTCCACTCCTGCAATTTCTTGCAGGACTACGTCACTGTGGCACTTTCAGAGTATTAAAGCCATATTCCAAGCGGAACTTAGGCTTGTTCCCCGCCGTTAGTCCAGAAACTCCAGACTACCCTGGCTTATGAATTCGCCAGGCACGAACACTACGGGCATCTCAGCACCGTGCGAGCATGGACTTTCCTCTGCAGCCCTAAAGACTGCAGCGATTACCTGAACGTCATTATTAAGTTAGCCGCTGTTAACAGCAAAGTAAATTATAACTGGTTATAATACAGAAATCAAGAGCTAGTTTCGGAAGATCGTTCTCAGGTATGTATTAATCGTACAGCTTGCTTCCAAAAACATGTTTCTCAAGATTGGAAAGTCTTTTAAGAATATCAAAATTCGTTGTATTCGTTTGTGCAGGCTGTTTTTTATACGCTTCCTCCAGCTGTTTCTTCAATCGAAGATTTTCCTGCTGAAGCTCTTCAATTTCCTGGTGGAAAGTCTCATAGTCCTTGATGATAAAATCAAGGTATTTATCCACATCTTCTTGTCTATAGCCTCTTACAGAGGTTTTGAATTCTTTTTCAAGTATTTCTTTGGCCGTCAGCTTCACTTTGTCAGAAAGCATCTCTTTCACCCCGATCGAAAATGGTTACTTCATATTTTTTCAGAAATCCTTCCAAATGTCAATTTCCCCATTAAAGTATGTTTTTAAACAAAGTCTGGTTTCTAAAACTTGTTTGCCGGAAAGAAGATTCAGGAATACCTGATTTCTGCTCCAGGATGCCCGCTTTCCGCTGGAGGAGACTTGAGACCAGTGCAGTACCGCTATTCCCGCGCGAGTCGTCGAATTTCGGCTCTTAACAGCCCAAACAGGTTTTATTCTTCAATGAACTCGTTTACTAACAGCCCTCTTTTATTAAAACTCCTGACCAAAGTACTTATTCCCCATCCTGAAGATCCTCAACGATGTTTTGCAGGTCATAAAAGGTAAAGGCCTTAATGGTATATTCGTTTGCAGATTTCATTTTACGGGCGGTTTCCAGCATGAATTTCGGGGAACCCGGTTTTTCTTCATCATAAATGAGCAGCATACCGTCCGTTTTCCGAATGAGAAATTGGTTTTTCATGATAAACTGTTTTGGATTTTCATAGGGGCGTTTTGTTATGCTGTCAACGAAGTCCGCCTCAATGAGGACACTTTCATACTGTTCTTTGTTTGGATCCTTCCATTTCTCCTCTTGATTAAGAAATGGTGTAAGCACGGCAAGATTAAGCTGCGGATACTCAAGCCTCAGCTCGATGACCACTTCCGCTGCCCATAGCTCAACTCCAAGCTGACCGCTGATCACGACCCACTCAAGTCCCTCATCTAAAAGAACCTTCAGTTCTTTTTCAATCAGCTTTTTTATGTAAAAAATAGCCGGATGGCTTTTTGAAAATACGCCCAGCTCATGCGGCTTATATCCCGTAATCACAATTGTTCTCATCTTCATCACCTGTAGAATAAGTAAAGGAGCTGATACAGTCAGCTCCTTCCTGAATCTTTAGCGCGGTCCCGGTCCGCTGCAGTTAAAGTGCTGGTGGGATACCTCGTTCACAGCAGATTGCGTTTGCGGATAATAGTGCAAATGCTGATACATCTGATGGTTAACGTTAGTAGTATGCTGAGGATGAATATGGGGCACTGCCGTAGTTGAACAGGTATTTTGCACACAGCATTGAGTAGGGTGCACGATAGGCGGCATCATATAAGGTCTTCTTCCAAACATTTTCTCCACTCCCTTAGATAAATATCTTGCTTTCCATACAAGTTATGTTAAAGGGAGTATACATGTACTATTACAAATACCTAATTTTTTGTACAAATTAAAGATAAGCGTAAAATGTTTCTTTAAAAGCAGTAAAAACATAGACCGTAACAAACAAAACAATAAAAAACAGGTAGAAAACACCTTTATGCATTGAGCATTCTCCTAACAGATGATTGGCTTACAGTCATCTATTTTACACGGTTCAGCACCGTTCTACAATTAATGTTTTGACTTGTTTGAAAATGTCACACAAATGTTAAAAATTTGGCGGAATTTCTCATTTCCTGCGCTTGCCCGGGGAATAATTACTTAATAATTTCCCATTTAAGCGATTTTTACGCTTATTTCCCTCTGATAAAATGGAATCGATGTTTTTAAGCTTCGCCAATCTATTCAGTTCTTTTGCATAAGCGATGGCAGATTCCGTCCATTTAAGGGCAAGTTCATTATTTTTTTCTGCATGCTCATAATACATAGCGAGCTGTATGGAAGCATCAATTTTTAATTTCCCTGAATCATTTGCTGCAATCTCTTCCCATGCCATAACAGCTTCCGGCCAATTTTTTTCCTTCTTGTGTTTATGAGCCACCTTATATTTCGCGTCAAAGGACTTATTAAACCCCTTTTTTGCAATTGATTCATATTCCTTGAGGGCCGTCTGATGCTCACCTGCAGTTTCATACCATCTCGCTACTTCATATTGCTCAATTTCATCTGCAGTTTGACCAGACCCTATATTTAAAAGGCTGTTTGATAAATGTGTGTAGAGGGTGATCAGTGTCAGTACATCCAGTTCATTGTGCTTTAATATGCCTTCCAGCACAGCTTCATCCTGTGTCTGGACATAATGCTGATAAATAATCGGCGCCAAATATCCAGGCACGTCGTCTTCCCTTTTAATATTGAGCATTTCCGATTCAACATTCATCAGCTTCAACGCATACTCTTTATGCTTCCACAATCTTCTGGAAGCATGATAAAGATCAAAATGGCCAAACGATGGAAGCTCTGGAACAAAATCGCGGATTAGGGTATGCCTCGTTTTTACCTGCGGCCAGTCAAAAGATTTTCCGTTATAAGTGACAAGGGTTGTAATATCTACGTATTTTAAAAAGTCCTTATAAAGAGCGACTTCATGTCCCGGTTTTGGCAATAGGTGCTGCCGGACAGTCACTTCATTTTCCGAAAAAGAGGCATGTCCAAGCAGAAAAATCATGTTTCCCGTTCCGCCGCCAAGCCCTGTTGTCTCTGTATCGAAAAAGAATAAGTCCTCAGGACGATGGCCTTTAGCTGAAAGAGGATGATTTAAGGAACTCTCATTCCATCTTTTCACGGCATCGGCGCAATCCTTCAGTTTGTATAAGCCATGCTGATAGTCCAGCGGATAAGAAATTTCACGGAGCAGGCAGAAATCCTCCCCGTATTTTACCGGTTTTAATCCGGCTGGGTTTAGCTCCGCTTTCGTTTCCTGTTTCACAGGTATAACCGGCTTTACAGGAGACGTCTCGGAGATGATGTGGTTTTTAAGACGGTTCAATTTGTTTTTCAAAGACATGGTTTTCCCTCAAATCTTTTAAAAGAGTGAGCGTATCCAGCTTTTGTGAGTCCATGCTGCCATCCGTTCCTATACAGGATGGACATCCATGTTCGCATGGGCACGCGTATATTAAGTCATGGCTTTCACCTACAAGCTCATGGAATTGTTCAAAAATCTTTTTCGACAGCCCTACTCCGCCGGGATACCGGTCGTAAAGGAAAACGGTCGGCAGCTCATTATGAGATGCTTTCACCTGCGGAACGACATGAAGATCAGATGGATCGCACATTACCTTTAATGGGGCAATATGACGAAAAACGTTTGCCATTCCCATTATAGCCTCTTCCACCCGGTCCTCGGTCCAATCCCGATTGTCCATATTCAGACTGAGCCAGGCTGAATTAGTATGAAGAATTTCTTCGGGAAGTGTGATTGGCCCTGAACCGATATTTTCATGCGTATCAAATTTAATTTTTTTAAAGATGGTTGCCATGGCCTGTACCGCTACATCTCCGAATCCGGTCTCATACTCTTCTTCACTGCCCCTTAAATCTGTTTCAAGCACCTTCAGCTGAACAGCAAGGTTTGCATCTGTATAGTAATCGGTCTTTACTTCTCTGACAAATGCTTTTTTCTCCTCCCAATCCAGAAGCTCTACCTGAAATTGAATTCCCTGGTGAAGATAGATGGCTTCATCATGAAGGAGCGTCATAGCGCTGAACCTATCCATTTCACCGATCACCTTGACCGCTGAAATATCCGACTGATCAATGATGACCACATTTTCCTGGGATGCGGATCTAAGGGAGATATTGTGGGCGGGGAACGAGGCATTCATCCAATGGAACTGTCCCCTGTTCTGTACGAGTACATGTTCTTCAGCCAAATACTCGAGGATCTCCGTAATATCAGAATCTCCAAATGAATCCTGTTCACGAAAAGGGAGCTCAAAAGCTGCGCATTTGATGTGGTCGACTAAAACAATGAGATTATTAGGATCAATGACCGCTGTTTCAGGATTCTGTTCAAAAAAGTAATCAGGATTTTGAATGATATACTGATCCAGTGGATTGGAGCTTGCAACCATGACTATAAAGGCCTCGCCGTGACGTCTCCCGGCCCTACCCGCCTGCTGCCAGGCACTGGCGATCGTCCCTGGATAGCCGGTCATAATGCACGTCTGCAGCTGTCCGATATCCACACCCAGTTCAAGTGCATTCGTACTGACGACGCCAATAATCTCACCGGACCTTAAGCCCTTCTCAATTTCCCGCCTCTGCTTCGGCAGATAGCCGCCCCGGTAGCCTCTGATGGTTTTAGGGCCTAATTTTTTCTTAATCAGTTCCTGCAAATACGTCAGGATAATTTCAACCCGTACCCTGCTTCTTGCAAAAACGATGGTTTGTATGCCATTGCTCAGGAAATGTCCGGCAAGGTCGCGGACCTCGAGAGTAGCGCTTTTGCGGATATTCATCGCTTTGTTCACAATCGGCGGATTATAGAACACAAAATGCTTTCTTCCTGATGGAGCTCCATTGTTGTCAATCAGCTCCATGATGCTTCCTGTAAGCCTCTCCCCAAGTTCTTTCGGGTTGGCAATGGTCGCAGATGTGCAAATAAAGACCGGCTCGCTTCCATAATACCGGCAAATCCGCATAAGTCTTCTTATCACGTTCGCCACATGGCTTCCAAATATCCCTCTGTAGGTGTGCAATTCATCAATCACAATGTATTTCAGATTTTCAAACAATGAGACCCATTTTGTATGATGGGGCAGTATCGCAGAATGAAGCATATCCGGGTTCGTCATGACGATATGTCCAGCCTTTCGGATTACCTGCCGAATTGCCGGCGAAGTGTCTCCATCATATGTATATGAGTTGATGGAAGCATCCATCGACTGTATCAATTCATTCATTTCACTTTTCTGATCCTGGGCCAATGCTTTTGTCGGAAAAAGATACAGAGCCCGGCTTTCGGATTTTTCCAGGACACTTTGCAGGACAGGCAGGTTATAGCAAAGGGTTTTTCCGGATGCTGTAGGAGTAACCGCAACAAAGCTTTTTCCGTTTCTTGCTGCTGCATACGCTGTGCTTTGGTGAGTGTAGAGTTCACGAATCCCTCTCGAATGAAGGGCCTCAAGCAGCTTTGGATGCAAATCTGCCGGCATAGGAGCCGTTTTCGCCTCACGCGGTTCCAGCGTTCTCCAGTGAACAATCTTCTCTTTATAGGCTTCATCCTTTTTCAGCCATTCTACAAGCTGGTCCATGGTTTTTTTCTTAAACAATACGATCACCTCTTTCCTGCTATTGTATCGAATACACGTTCGTTTTCATATACTTTTTAATGAAAAAGGCCCCTTTTCAGGGAGCCTCAGCTATATTTATTTTGCTTTCACTACGAAAATTTTAGTTTTGCCTTCATCCGTTTCCTGAGATTCAGCTTTTTCAACCGATTCCAGAATGTCGCCATTGGTGATCACGATCGGAGTAATGGTACTTGATGCTTTCTCGTTAATTAATGAAAGATCGCAAGTAATAAGAAGGTCGCCTGCAGAAACCTTGTCCCCTTCTTTCACATGCGCTTCAAAGCCTTCCCCGTTCATACTGACCGTTTCAAGTCCGATATGAATAAGGAGCTCCATGCCAGTTTCTGAACGGAGACCAATCGCATGCTTCGTATGGAACAGCTGAATCACTTCACCGTTCACAGGGGCAACAACTTTTCCTTCCGCCGGAATAATGGCAGCTCCATCACCCATCATTTTCTGGGAAAATACCGGATCGGGAACTTCTTCCAGCGTGACAAGCTTTCCCTTCATTGGAGCAAAAACGGTTTCTTCTTTTGAAACTTCTTCTTTTTTACCAAATAGTTTTTTAAACATTTTTATTCCTCCTACCGGAATGGTCCTTATTAAACATACCCGGGAAATCTTCAAATAAACACTTTTTGGCGCCCCGGGCAGTCTAAAAAACGTGTATGTACAGGAATATTAAAGCACAAAGCCTTCCACGAGACAATTTATAACCATTTTTCTTTCCGTGCATATAGTAAGATAGCCCAATGAAGAGAGGTTTGAGATAAATGGATGATAAAAACAAAAAAAATCAGACGCCTGAATTGCTTGGTTTTGACCTGGATCTTTCCAAGGCTGTGGATCATTTTTTTCATTCTTCGCCTGTAAAGCATTTTTTAAGGCAATTTGAAGAAGCTCTCCTTCAGAACGCTTCCTTTCCATATATAGATATGCAGGCATTTGAAACGGAAGACGAAGTGATTGTTGAAGCAAGTCTGCCGCCTGTTACCTTAAATGATATTGATATTGAAGTAAGCGGCCGCACTTTGACGCTCGAAATTGATCATAAAGTTCAGCACTCAGCGTCCAAAGAGGAGGCTTATTATTCACAATCTACCACATACAGCCATTTTTCAAGATCGGTTTACCTTCCTGCTGAAGCAGATGACAGTCAGATGATTACTGCTCTGCATGAAGGAAAGCTGATCATTCGTATGCCCAAAAAATGACGCAGCCAATGCGTCTTTTTTTTGCATGCAGTGAACGCTTCCGCAAATACTACCTAAAGGAGGCGAATTCATATGACAAATTACAATAAGAACATGCCGGATTTTAAACAGCTGAACGATCGATTAATAGCCGAACCTTCCCCCTCCCCTTCCATTGGAGCGGTGATTGGAAATGAGAAGCCTTCTGAACCGCTGTCAGCATTGAAGGGTAAGCAAAGGTCATGAATAAGCCATCCATGCTTAGGAATTTTTCAGACACAGATGCTGAAAAAGTAAAGAGGGCTAACTTGCAATCAGGCTTGTCCTATAAGGAAGTCCTGAATAAACTAGCCAGCGAAATGGAATATAAGAAGCATTAATCATTAAATCCGGCTATCCTGTTTTTAATTAGGAAAGCCGGATTTTTAAGCTATTTGAAAAACCCCGTCACTCCTTTGAATAAGGAACTCATTTGGTTAACAGCACTCATCATTTGCCCTGCCGTATCCATCATTTTATTGTAATCATATTGTCCATTTGATTTTTTGAATTGCGACATGACGTTTTGCATCCCTGAGCCTTGAGGCTGCTTCGGAAAGGGCCCTTGCTTCGGATATGGATAAGGGTATGGAGACTGCGGCTGAAAGGCTGTATTAGGAGTGTATTGAGCAAGATTCTGCAAATACGGGAGTGTGGGCTGGACTGGCTGGTACTGATAAAGCTGCTGATTATAATAAGGATTCGCCTGCTGATAGGCTTCGTATGGATATGCATGCTGCTGATAGACCGGAATCTGGCTTCCCCAGGATGCTTCTCTGCTTGTGCGTCTTCTTTTGACTCTTGGACTGTGCGCTTCACTGCCTTCTGGTCCATATGGATAAAACATAAATACTTCCCTCCTAGTCTGGTTTACCGCTTGTCAGTTCAGTTGCTGAAAGACGGACGGATTGGGCTAATAACCAGTTTATTCACATTCATTGTAAAGGTTCGCCGGAAGAAGAATTACTCATAACACGGAAGGCAAATTCGCATACTAACTGGGAAGGAGGAGATGAAATGGGCAGAGGGCAGCATTTTAACCATAAGCAAAAAGGGCATCAATCCGAACAGCCGGAATACGGACAAAACGTTCCCCCCAAACAGGATGAAAAAAAAGGATACGCCATAGAACCAGTAGCCAGTGAAGGCGATCGTCCAGTTGAGATCAAAGAGTAAGCTCAAATTTTAAAGGGTAGTTGACGGAGCTGTCTAAAATGGCTTGCCAAGTGCAAAAATATGAAAATCCGGAAGTGCTGGCACAGTATTTCCGGATTTTTGATTTCGATTAAGGAGTATGGTGTTTTTTAACATTTTTCTTTCCCCATAATTGTTAAGGCTGATTGGTGCGGGACGTGCGCAACTCCTTTAGCAGGTGCGGGACAGGTGAGACCCAGTTGTAAGCTTGCTCTGCAGAGGCTCCCAGCCCTTCCCGGACTCCAAGCTTTTAGTCTGTATAACGAATAATGTAAAAAGGCTGTCTAAAAAGTCCTGCTGAGAGGTACAATTCAAATTGAAACCCCCGAGATGCTGTGCATTCCGGGGGTTTCAATTTTATATTACTACTTTGAAGTAGCATAGGCAGGCTGATTGGAGCGGAAGGTGCGCGACTCCTGCGGGAGCAGCGGGACAGGTAAGACCCTGCAGGCGCTTGCGCCGCGGAGGCTAACCGCCCGCCCCGCGGAAAGCAAGCAACCCGCAGCGGAAATCAGTTAAAACCACTCACAAATATGAGCCTCTTTTAAGGTTTAGATTTTTCAAGCCACTCAATAACCGAGTTTACGACATAATCAACGGATTCCTTCGTGTTTTTATAACGGAGGGATTTTGCTTTCGGATCAAAGGATTGGAGAATTTGCTGTTCGATATTATCTACAGCCGAATCGAGCTGGGAGGGATGGACGTGTTTAGGGCGATCGGTTTTATACCGTTCCGTCAAAAGGTCCTTCCAATCGTTCGCAATTTTAGATCCCTCTTCAAAAGCAGGCTTAATTTGTGCGTAAAAATCATAGGCTGTTTCTTTCTCTTTACCCTCCATAAATCTTGCCAGGGCTTCTTCATTTATTTGTTTAAGCTTATAAGACAATTCTAATTCGATACTCAAACAGGTTCACCTCTTCGAATATCATAGCAGAACGTGATTATGAATGAAACGATGTATTCAAAACAAAGGAGCCCTCTATTGGCCATTTTCTTCCGGATGAAGCAAGCCTTGCTGTATATTCGATGTTATCCAGTAAATCTGCTGCTGAATTTCCTTTCGCCATTACTGCTTGCTCCTTGCTCATACTCACCGTTAAAATTGCAGAGCCAATCTTCTCTTCCAGCCTTGCCATATCCTCTTCAATGTCTTTAAGAAGCTCCTCAATTTCTTTGCGGTCAATTAGTTTCCCCATGTCCGATCACTCCTTTCATGTTTATAAAAATTCTCTCTTTTTCTGCTCCTCCCTTCCCCGCTGACAAAACTAGAAGGGTTTCGTCAAACAAAGTATCAAGCCCCCTCAATCCACCTCTATTCGACATCCGCAGCCGCGACAAAGAGAATGAAATTTCCCCAAAGGTAAACAATAGATGCTAGGAGGTGCTAATATGAATAAAAATAAGCCGAATACTGAACAGAAAAAACAACAGAGTAAACGTGAAACAGGAGATAAAAAACTGAATGGACAGAACCGTCCATCCGTTTAATGTCAGCAGGCAGGGATTACTTCCCTGTCTTTTTTTGAACCGTCCAGAACTCCTTAAGGAATGAAATCAGCTGCATCTGATTCCGTTTTTTTCTGTGCCAATCAGTCAATTCACTTCGCCCTCTAATAGCAGGAGCGGAATAATACTTGTTTAAGTTTTGCCCATGAAACCATTCTCGCTTTGAAACGTCTATATGATGTGGTACAGCAGGAAATGCCATCCTTAAGATGGGGGTTTGCCGTATTCTTTTATCATCAAAGTACTGTTCATAATCAAACCTGGAGCCCGTGTGGGGAACGGCTGATGCAAATAAGAAGAAGTCATCCTTCCATCTGCTTTGAAAAAGCAGCCAGGCGAGCTTTTTGCCAAGTTCAATCCTTGAAGCTTTCCTTTTAAAGTCATAAACAGAATAACCGTATAGCTCCCCATTTAAAGTTGGAAAAAGAACTGTTGAAAAATGGAACACATCCTGAAAGCGATAAACGAATGATGTAAAGACTTCTTTTTTAAAAACCGGGTGTCTGATAACGGGATTGTGAATTAAATGCTGTTCATTGATAATCAACGAGGTTAGAATCCTCTCTTTATTCCGCTCATCCCAAAACGTTTGCCATTCTCTGATCATAAATGGAGAAACAGAAAAAGCTTTCAGGAGAGAAAAAAGCGGAAAGCCGATGATTTTCGAGTATTCATAAATAAGAAGCTGCGGAAAGGCATCAGAGAAAATCAGCCAATTGGCATCCTCATAGGTCAAAAACAGCTCCCTCCGCAATTTGTGGTCAAGGGCAGCCCTATAACACGATGAATGCAAATCGGTCATATTGTATCCTGCATTTCTGGATACCATGCTGGCCAGAAACGACCATTGAATTTCAGGATTCCGAATATAAAACTGAAAATAGGCATACGTTCTTGAGATATTGTCGTAATTGGCCCGCTCGAGCTGCTTGCGAATCTCACGCATCACGAAGGCTGCCTGCTGCTGATCGAATGCTTCCTTATCCATGCCTTCACCCCGATTCCTATCGTTCCCTGTTACCTTCCCAGTAATCATGGGAAATATCTCATTTTTTTATGCGAGGGATCGATTTTCTGATATGATAGAATATAGTCTTTGCCATGGGAGGGGAAATATGACTTATCGGTATCCTAACGGTAAAATATATTCACCGGTGGAAAAAGAGAAGGATTCTGCAAAAAAAAGGAGCAATCCAATATACAGCAACCGCGGGATGACGCTTGAAGAAGATTTAAATGAAACAAACCAGTTTTATCTGCATCGGGGAATAGCCGTTGTCCACAAAAAGCCTACACCTGTTCAAATTGTGAATGTGGATTATCCCCGCAGAAGTGCAGCTGTTATAAAAGAGGCTTATTTCAAACAATCCTCCACTACTGATTACAATGGGATCTATAAAG
Protein-coding regions in this window:
- a CDS encoding ribonuclease H-like domain-containing protein; its protein translation is MSLKNKLNRLKNHIISETSPVKPVIPVKQETKAELNPAGLKPVKYGEDFCLLREISYPLDYQHGLYKLKDCADAVKRWNESSLNHPLSAKGHRPEDLFFFDTETTGLGGGTGNMIFLLGHASFSENEVTVRQHLLPKPGHEVALYKDFLKYVDITTLVTYNGKSFDWPQVKTRHTLIRDFVPELPSFGHFDLYHASRRLWKHKEYALKLMNVESEMLNIKREDDVPGYLAPIIYQHYVQTQDEAVLEGILKHNELDVLTLITLYTHLSNSLLNIGSGQTADEIEQYEVARWYETAGEHQTALKEYESIAKKGFNKSFDAKYKVAHKHKKEKNWPEAVMAWEEIAANDSGKLKIDASIQLAMYYEHAEKNNELALKWTESAIAYAKELNRLAKLKNIDSILSEGNKRKNRLNGKLLSNYSPGKRRK
- a CDS encoding DUF1273 domain-containing protein, producing MRTIVITGYKPHELGVFSKSHPAIFYIKKLIEKELKVLLDEGLEWVVISGQLGVELWAAEVVIELRLEYPQLNLAVLTPFLNQEEKWKDPNKEQYESVLIEADFVDSITKRPYENPKQFIMKNQFLIRKTDGMLLIYDEEKPGSPKFMLETARKMKSANEYTIKAFTFYDLQNIVEDLQDGE
- a CDS encoding CotD family spore coat protein → MFGRRPYMMPPIVHPTQCCVQNTCSTTAVPHIHPQHTTNVNHQMYQHLHYYPQTQSAVNEVSHQHFNCSGPGPR
- a CDS encoding ATP-dependent DNA helicase; protein product: MTTARLPFPISKDETFYEGLSNWIGDVFYDILPEKGFDLRDEQIFMAFQLERAFKEKKTIFAEAGVGTGKTLVYLLFTIAYARYTGKPAVIACADETLIEQLVKEEGDIRKIAKHLDLTVDARLSKSQDQYLCAKKLEDTVKREDNEKFDQIHEELPDFVHQPSGLQRYTPYGDRKQYPGVSDDEWKRISWDPFQDCQTCELRQRCGLTLSRDHYRKAADLIICSHDFYMEHVWTAESRKREGHLPFLPEHSSVVFDEGHLLEFAAQKALTYRVRKSTLEASLERLLQNEIREEFANLVEEALMINDEFFSLLEDSSIKVLDSERFEIKDSAKLKQRSIQLQSALEQIGEALVFEGELYTIDPFELKIAEETLEQMEYSFQLFNRGNHAVSWTESQGGDLCLVIMPRTVEEVLKEKVFSSDKPVIFSSATLSSGKSFDYMASSLGISDYLSFTVDSPFDYEEQMELSIYDGETAEAKLEKVRISLIKNEGKSLILFPSVKEMNWFRDRLDPEQFSFPIYYEGDNEISETVSKFQRDASSVLCTVNLWEGLDVPGKSLSNLIIWSLPFPPADPVFDSKRNHTEDAFKQVDLPYMILRLRQGLGRLIRSGSDSGSAAIFIDEGQSADTLKAIHEVLPVKPKTIG
- the gpsB gene encoding cell division regulator GpsB; the protein is MLSDKVKLTAKEILEKEFKTSVRGYRQEDVDKYLDFIIKDYETFHQEIEELQQENLRLKKQLEEAYKKQPAQTNTTNFDILKRLSNLEKHVFGSKLYD
- a CDS encoding THUMP domain-containing class I SAM-dependent RNA methyltransferase, translated to MKDVTLIATSAMGLESLVAKEVGDLGYEHETENGKVIFKGDAKAIARSNLWLRTADRIKIKVGEFKAETFDDLFEQTKALNWGDYIPENAEFPVIGKSVKSKLFSVPDCQSIVKKAVVEKLKKHYKNQSGWFDENGPLYRIEVALHKDICTLTLDTSGTGLHKRGFRIGQGEAPLKETLAAALVMLTNWNPDKPFADPFCGSGTIPMEAALIGQNIAPGFNREFASEQWDWIGKKVWNDARMEAEDLANYDQKLEIMGSDIDHRMIEIAKENAEEAGLADLIQFKQMQVRDFTSPLEYGVVVGNPPYGERLGDKKEVESMYRQMGQAFNGIDTWSVYMLTSNPDFEKFYGKKATKKRKLFNGFLRTDYYQFWGPKPPRNV